A single genomic interval of Croceibacter atlanticus HTCC2559 harbors:
- a CDS encoding glycosyltransferase family 2 protein codes for MVQLSVIILNYNVKHFLKLCLQSVVQAKENIQAEIIVADNASKDGSMEMVAQDFPNVIRLENKENLGFSKANNLAVKKAKGKYICILNPDTVVPEQIFSNLLKFVKTVQDFGAVGVKLIDGKGQFLPESKRQIPTPKVAFQKMVGNATNYYASNLESNDIGCVDVLVGAFMFMSRQRYLQVGGFDEDYFMYGEDIDLSYKLLKSGYKNYYYGKDSVIHFKGESTTKDEVYRARFYGAMQLFYKKHFSNSKFTNLIVKAALKVVKKANKAQGLDTDKEISSNLFIYIGNSSDCVAILSKLKNKQVQHLSLKELQKLTLKNSQLFLDSQFFNFKEIISLLEQYGHHNNTFRIKLKSSNVLIGSDTSTGKGEVLVLELDKIQ; via the coding sequence ATGGTACAACTCTCTGTAATCATACTTAATTACAATGTCAAGCATTTTTTAAAGCTTTGCCTACAAAGTGTGGTGCAGGCTAAAGAAAATATACAAGCCGAAATTATTGTTGCAGACAACGCATCTAAAGATGGAAGTATGGAAATGGTTGCTCAGGATTTTCCAAATGTTATAAGACTCGAAAATAAAGAAAACTTAGGGTTTAGTAAAGCTAATAATCTAGCTGTAAAAAAAGCTAAAGGTAAATACATCTGTATCTTAAATCCAGATACTGTAGTGCCTGAGCAAATCTTCTCAAATTTATTGAAGTTCGTTAAAACAGTTCAAGATTTTGGAGCGGTAGGAGTAAAGTTAATCGATGGTAAAGGGCAATTTTTACCAGAAAGCAAACGGCAAATACCTACTCCTAAAGTGGCCTTTCAAAAAATGGTAGGCAACGCCACTAACTATTATGCAAGTAATTTAGAATCTAATGATATTGGTTGTGTAGATGTTCTTGTAGGCGCATTTATGTTTATGTCCAGACAGCGTTATTTACAAGTTGGAGGTTTTGATGAAGACTACTTTATGTATGGTGAAGATATAGACCTTAGCTACAAACTACTTAAGTCTGGTTATAAAAACTACTATTACGGAAAAGATTCAGTAATTCATTTTAAAGGAGAAAGTACTACTAAAGATGAAGTGTATAGAGCACGTTTTTATGGTGCAATGCAACTTTTTTATAAAAAACATTTTAGCAATAGTAAGTTTACTAATCTAATTGTAAAAGCTGCACTCAAAGTAGTTAAGAAGGCAAATAAGGCTCAAGGTTTAGATACAGATAAGGAAATATCTTCAAATTTATTTATCTATATCGGTAATTCTTCAGACTGTGTTGCCATCTTGTCTAAACTAAAAAATAAGCAAGTACAACATCTTTCTTTAAAAGAGCTACAGAAGCTAACTTTAAAAAATTCACAGCTGTTTTTAGACTCTCAATTTTTTAATTTCAAAGAAATTATTAGTCTTCTAGAGCAGTATGGGCACCATAATAATACATTTAGGATAAAGTTGAAATCTTCTAATGTGTTGATTGGTAGTGATACTAGCACAGGAAAAGGTGAGGTTTTGGTTTTAGAACTAGATAAAATTCAATAA
- a CDS encoding dihydrolipoamide acetyltransferase family protein translates to MAKFELKLPQMGESVAEATLTNWLKEVGDTIEADEAVLEIATDKVDSEVPSEVDGVLVEKLFEADDVVQVGQTIAIIETEGGDAPAETTSSETPAKEESSKKAVEAVSQSVTSAKEATTTDFSESDKFYSPLVKNIAKEEGVSLSELDAISGTGKDERVTKNDILKYIEDKKAGKTAAPKPQMQPVETSKTAAPKPPKAPVSVNGGDEIIEMSRMGKLIAHHMVDSVQTSAHVQSFIEVDVTNIWNWRNKIKNEYQKREGEKLTFTPIFMEAVAKTIKDFPMINISVDGDKIIKRKAINLGMAAALPDGNLIVPVIKNADQLNLVGMSKSVNDLANRARIGKLKPDDTQGGTYTVTNVGTFGSVFGTPVINQPQVAILALGAIRKVPAVIETPDGDFIGIRYKMFLSHSYDHRVVNGALGGQFVQRVKDYLEAFDVNREI, encoded by the coding sequence ATGGCAAAGTTTGAACTAAAGCTCCCGCAAATGGGTGAGAGTGTTGCAGAAGCAACCTTAACTAACTGGCTTAAAGAAGTTGGTGATACTATAGAGGCTGATGAGGCTGTCTTAGAAATCGCAACAGATAAAGTTGACAGCGAAGTACCAAGTGAGGTAGATGGTGTTTTGGTTGAAAAGCTTTTTGAAGCAGATGACGTTGTGCAAGTAGGACAGACTATCGCAATAATTGAAACTGAAGGTGGAGATGCTCCTGCTGAAACAACTTCATCAGAAACGCCGGCTAAAGAAGAGTCGTCTAAAAAAGCTGTTGAAGCTGTATCACAATCTGTAACTTCTGCAAAAGAAGCAACAACTACAGATTTTTCAGAATCTGATAAATTTTATTCTCCACTTGTTAAGAATATAGCAAAAGAAGAAGGTGTATCATTATCTGAGCTAGATGCAATATCTGGTACAGGTAAAGATGAACGTGTTACTAAAAATGACATTTTAAAATACATTGAAGATAAAAAAGCAGGTAAGACTGCTGCTCCTAAACCACAAATGCAACCTGTAGAAACATCTAAGACAGCTGCTCCAAAACCTCCTAAAGCTCCTGTAAGTGTAAATGGTGGCGATGAGATTATTGAAATGTCTCGTATGGGTAAACTAATTGCTCATCATATGGTAGACAGTGTGCAAACATCTGCGCACGTACAGTCTTTCATAGAGGTAGATGTTACAAACATCTGGAACTGGAGAAACAAAATTAAAAATGAATACCAAAAACGAGAAGGTGAAAAACTAACGTTTACACCAATCTTTATGGAAGCTGTAGCTAAGACTATAAAAGACTTCCCAATGATTAATATCTCTGTAGATGGTGATAAAATTATAAAGCGTAAAGCTATTAACCTTGGTATGGCAGCTGCATTACCAGATGGTAACCTAATTGTGCCAGTTATAAAAAATGCAGACCAGCTAAACTTGGTAGGTATGTCTAAATCTGTTAATGATTTGGCTAACCGTGCACGTATTGGAAAATTAAAACCAGACGATACACAAGGTGGTACATACACAGTAACAAATGTTGGTACATTTGGTAGTGTGTTTGGTACTCCTGTAATAAACCAACCTCAAGTTGCAATTTTAGCGCTAGGTGCTATTAGAAAAGTACCAGCTGTAATTGAAACTCCAGATGGTGACTTTATAGGAATACGTTATAAAATGTTCTTGTCGCACTCTTATGATCATCGCGTTGTAAATGGTGCATTAGGAGGACAATTTGTTCAACGTGTTAAAGATTATTTAGAAGCGTTTGATGTGAATAGAGAAATCTAA
- a CDS encoding lipid A deacylase LpxR family protein: MTNKCLIILVVLFISNSLFSQKIDNLSSFRDVENDHYFRFNYDNDFFSSSDKNYTQGYSFELVLPVLEKNPINILFLKPKNYQSKFGLAIEHIGFTPDDYGSEEIQFGDRPFAAAIYLKSFVINTNTLSKRRLTSSFNVGIIGPGAFGKEMQVEIHKATGNEIPLGWKHQIKNDIVLNYEVGLEQQLYKYRQYFSIQAQSNAKLGTLFTNASLGFNGSLGIINSAFSSEAKKDKFQLYFYSQIFGSVVGYDATLQGGLITTDSPYTIATNDIKRFTGQYTYGFVLQTKGFYAEYTRTLITREFSRGDPAKWGGFKLGFTF; this comes from the coding sequence ATGACAAATAAATGCTTAATAATACTTGTAGTATTGTTTATTTCTAACTCACTTTTCAGTCAGAAAATAGATAACCTTTCTTCATTTAGAGATGTTGAAAATGATCATTATTTCAGATTTAATTATGATAACGATTTCTTTTCTTCTTCAGATAAAAATTACACACAAGGATATAGCTTCGAGTTAGTATTGCCAGTATTAGAGAAGAACCCTATTAATATTCTCTTCTTAAAGCCTAAAAATTACCAGTCTAAATTTGGATTAGCAATTGAACATATTGGCTTTACTCCAGATGATTATGGTAGTGAGGAAATTCAATTTGGAGATCGGCCATTTGCTGCTGCAATCTATTTAAAGAGCTTTGTTATTAATACCAACACATTATCTAAACGCAGATTAACCTCTTCATTTAATGTAGGAATAATTGGGCCAGGTGCATTTGGTAAAGAAATGCAGGTTGAAATTCATAAAGCAACTGGAAATGAAATTCCTTTAGGCTGGAAACATCAAATAAAGAATGACATCGTTTTAAATTATGAAGTAGGGTTAGAGCAGCAGCTTTATAAATACAGACAGTATTTTTCTATACAGGCACAATCTAATGCTAAACTAGGAACGTTGTTTACTAACGCATCTTTAGGTTTTAATGGCAGCTTAGGGATAATTAATTCTGCATTTTCTTCGGAAGCTAAAAAAGATAAATTTCAACTTTATTTTTATTCTCAAATTTTTGGTAGTGTAGTAGGGTATGATGCTACTTTACAAGGTGGATTAATTACAACTGATAGTCCATACACAATAGCTACTAATGATATCAAACGTTTTACAGGACAATATACATATGGTTTTGTTTTACAGACTAAAGGGTTTTATGCTGAATATACGCGCACATTAATAACAAGAGAATTTAGTAGAGGTGACCCAGCAAAATGGGGTGGATTTAAATTAGGCTTCACCTTTTAA
- a CDS encoding Xaa-Pro dipeptidyl-peptidase produces the protein MKLNLLSLIVAFVTTLGCIQAQDKATPIFENGEAQPVKAFSNPSEWITHDLWVETEFNTDGDDKPDRMHVSVTRPKQTETEGLKLPVIYVSSPYFAGVAPDTDGLFHSVEVELGDTPKERVHPEVTRRGKRPVISKSHINTWVPRGYIVVHSSSPGTGLSQGSPSLGGDNESLAPKAVIDWLNGRAKGYTEIDSNEEVKATWSTGKVGMTGTSYNGTIPLAAATTGVEGLEAIIPIAPNTSYYHYYRSNGLVRSPGGYLGEDIDVLYDFIHSGDEAKRPYNNKTMRDEILAANMDRETGDYNEFWASRDYLNDMKPMKAALLMSHGFNDWNVMPEHSYRIYKQAKEQGIPSQIFYHQNGHGGPPPFSMMNKWFTRYLHGIENNVEDNAKAWIVRENDKRDNPTSYEDYPNPEAKPVTLYINTGAPKAGTLSTTKLDNKGTETLQDDASIAGAELATAKESKHRLLYVTPTLTKDLHISGVSDITVSLSSNTPAANLSVWLVSLPWNEDKKAKITDNIITRGWADPQNYKSISKGEALKKGEFYDVTFSLQPDDQIIPEGQQIGLMIFSSDKEFTLHPKPGTALTIDLDKTSLNLPVVGGKDALENAFKQ, from the coding sequence ATGAAACTTAACCTACTATCGCTAATTGTAGCTTTTGTAACAACTCTAGGTTGTATACAAGCACAAGATAAAGCAACTCCTATTTTTGAAAACGGAGAAGCACAACCCGTTAAAGCATTTAGCAACCCTTCAGAATGGATAACACACGACCTTTGGGTAGAAACTGAGTTTAATACCGATGGTGATGATAAACCAGATCGCATGCACGTCTCTGTTACCAGACCTAAGCAAACAGAAACCGAAGGCTTAAAACTTCCTGTTATATATGTGTCTAGCCCTTATTTTGCAGGTGTAGCACCAGACACAGATGGTTTATTTCATAGTGTTGAAGTAGAATTAGGCGATACACCAAAAGAACGTGTACATCCAGAAGTTACACGCCGTGGTAAAAGACCCGTGATTTCGAAATCTCATATTAATACTTGGGTACCTAGAGGTTATATAGTTGTACACTCTTCTTCTCCTGGTACAGGCTTATCTCAAGGTTCTCCTAGCTTAGGTGGTGACAATGAGTCTTTAGCACCAAAAGCAGTAATAGATTGGCTAAATGGTCGTGCAAAAGGGTATACAGAAATAGACAGTAATGAAGAAGTAAAAGCAACGTGGTCCACAGGAAAAGTTGGTATGACAGGTACATCTTATAATGGCACCATACCTTTAGCCGCTGCCACAACAGGAGTTGAAGGATTAGAAGCAATTATTCCTATTGCACCAAACACATCTTACTATCATTATTACAGATCAAATGGTTTAGTACGTTCTCCTGGTGGCTATTTAGGAGAAGATATAGATGTTTTATATGATTTTATTCATAGTGGAGATGAAGCTAAAAGACCATATAATAACAAAACGATGAGAGATGAAATTTTAGCTGCCAATATGGATAGAGAAACTGGCGACTATAATGAGTTCTGGGCAAGCAGAGATTACCTAAATGATATGAAACCTATGAAGGCAGCATTATTAATGTCTCACGGTTTTAATGATTGGAATGTTATGCCAGAACATAGCTACAGAATTTACAAGCAAGCAAAAGAACAAGGCATACCATCACAAATATTTTATCATCAAAATGGTCATGGTGGTCCACCTCCATTTTCTATGATGAACAAATGGTTTACTCGCTATCTGCATGGGATTGAGAACAATGTAGAAGATAATGCTAAGGCTTGGATAGTTAGAGAGAATGATAAAAGAGATAACCCTACATCTTATGAAGATTACCCAAATCCAGAAGCAAAACCAGTTACACTTTATATAAACACAGGTGCGCCTAAAGCCGGAACTTTAAGTACCACAAAGTTAGATAACAAAGGCACAGAAACTCTACAAGATGATGCATCAATTGCTGGAGCAGAATTAGCAACTGCAAAAGAAAGTAAGCACAGGTTACTTTATGTTACTCCAACATTAACTAAAGATTTACATATATCTGGTGTTTCTGATATTACAGTATCGTTATCTAGTAACACACCAGCAGCAAATCTTTCTGTATGGTTGGTATCTTTACCTTGGAATGAAGACAAGAAAGCAAAAATAACAGACAATATTATTACTCGTGGTTGGGCAGACCCTCAAAATTACAAGTCAATAAGTAAAGGCGAAGCACTTAAAAAAGGTGAGTTTTATGATGTAACATTTTCATTACAGCCAGATGATCAAATAATTCCTGAAGGACAACAAATTGGTTTAATGATTTTTTCAAGCGACAAAGAATTTACGCTCCACCCAAAACCAGGAACAGCACTTACTATTGATTTAGATAAAACCTCTCTTAACCTGCCAGTTGTTGGTGGTAAAGATGCTCTAGAGAATGCATTTAAGCAATAA
- a CDS encoding porin family protein: MHKKILIYFILLIGYNSYSQSDFEKGYIINNSDNKTPCLIRVSDWFSSPINFEYKLTEESKPIKITTKSIKEFSSLDNFKYERQTVDIDRSSNQIKKLNYDNTPKFIEETLFLEVLVEGKATLYKYEEGNLIRYFFKTENQPIEQLIYKRYKSTINSSIKENNQFKQQLYTSLSTSNRSVSSFENIDYTQRDFFKIFEEFNNESGSDYTSYNTSDKRLYFNVTVKPGINFSSFEFENSIGNSRSVNFDNKTSFRLGAEIELYTTKAKTWSIFFEPTYQSYNAEKDFVIFVNPQVQTESRAIVDYKSVELPLGIKYHIPLSSNTTTFLSAAFISDIAINSTIQFDQGTSDKDIESGTNFMLGAGLKFKDYSIEAKYYTSRSLTKGDDDFSSDYNTFAIVLGYSIL; this comes from the coding sequence ATGCACAAAAAAATACTTATATACTTCATATTACTAATTGGATATAATAGCTATAGCCAATCTGATTTTGAAAAGGGCTATATTATTAACAACTCTGATAATAAAACACCATGTTTAATTAGGGTTTCAGATTGGTTTAGCTCTCCTATTAATTTTGAATACAAACTAACTGAAGAAAGTAAACCAATAAAAATTACTACTAAATCTATAAAAGAGTTTTCAAGTTTAGATAATTTTAAATATGAGAGACAAACTGTAGATATAGATAGATCTAGCAACCAGATTAAGAAATTAAATTATGATAATACTCCAAAATTTATTGAAGAAACTCTTTTCTTAGAGGTTTTAGTTGAAGGGAAAGCAACTCTATATAAATATGAAGAGGGAAACCTTATACGTTATTTTTTCAAAACTGAAAACCAACCAATTGAGCAGCTTATTTACAAGAGGTACAAATCAACTATAAATTCTTCAATCAAAGAAAATAATCAATTTAAGCAACAACTTTACACTTCCCTAAGCACCTCTAATCGTTCAGTATCAAGTTTTGAAAACATAGACTACACACAAAGAGATTTTTTTAAAATTTTTGAAGAATTTAATAATGAATCTGGTAGCGATTATACTTCTTATAACACATCTGATAAGCGGTTATATTTTAATGTTACTGTAAAACCAGGAATTAACTTTTCTTCATTTGAATTTGAAAATAGTATAGGAAATTCTAGAAGTGTAAATTTTGATAATAAAACATCATTTAGATTGGGTGCTGAAATTGAACTGTATACAACGAAAGCCAAAACGTGGAGTATATTTTTTGAACCAACTTACCAATCCTATAACGCAGAAAAAGATTTTGTAATTTTTGTAAATCCTCAAGTACAAACTGAGTCTCGCGCAATTGTTGACTATAAGTCTGTTGAATTGCCATTAGGTATAAAATATCATATTCCTTTATCTTCAAATACAACAACTTTCTTGAGTGCTGCATTTATTTCTGACATTGCAATTAATTCTACTATACAATTTGATCAAGGCACTAGTGATAAGGATATTGAATCTGGAACTAATTTTATGCTTGGAGCTGGATTAAAATTTAAAGATTATTCTATTGAAGCCAAATATTATACGAGTAGAAGTCTTACAAAAGGTGATGATGATTTCTCATCAGACTACAACACATTTGCTATAGTCTTAGGGTATTCAATACTATAA
- a CDS encoding M1 family metallopeptidase: MRTIKTTFFALFLVFSAGLFAQEEQPQEEPTKPHTNNNAFRQLYQEFSTPNQYRTGSGAPGEAYYQNTADYKMDITLDDRTQKIFGEEEITYTNNSPDALEYLWVQLDQNVRAKDSKSPLINGSGIGAVSQTGGFVSQYMTEGFDGGFNIEKVTRNGSPLNYTINQTMMRIDMGQPLEAGDSYTFSIKWNYNIPDHTINRARSGYEHFPKDGNNAYVIAQFFPRMAVYNDVEGWQNYQFWGSGEFALPFGDYEVNITVPADHILDATGTLQNRKEVFSKEMMKRYEKARTSYDKPVIIVTQEEAEEAEKGFSEKTKTWKFKAENVRDYGFATSRKFIWDMQAVKLGERTVMAVSMYPKEGNPLWEEFSTKAVASTLKSYSAHTFDYPYPKAISVHAKNQGMEYPMICWNYGRPNEDGTYNDRVKYGMISVIIHEVGHNFFPMIVNSDERQWGWMDEGLDTFMQYVAEQEFGEEFPDAIAPNQKYPSRRGEPSKIVNYMKGNQDFIAPIMSNPENVYQLGNNAYGKPATALNILRETVMGRELFDHAFKTYSKRWMFKHPTPEDFFRTMEDASAVDLDWYWRGWFYSTENVDLGVKEVKSYFVTDKPTKKGKELLARYGVQDPSTIDAIYVVEEGDEEYDASMKSKSLFENAPTLKEFMMDNFSEEERNAIKQPKYLYNIVFEKPGGIPMPLIVEYTYEDGSKEKVTYPAQVWRKNDKEVSKAVASDKEITNIVVDPDLETADVDTSNNSWPRAEKEGEFEKFEQGQKGDK, translated from the coding sequence ATGCGAACTATCAAAACTACTTTTTTTGCCTTGTTTTTGGTATTTTCTGCGGGACTCTTTGCCCAAGAAGAGCAACCTCAAGAAGAACCTACAAAACCGCACACAAACAACAATGCGTTCAGACAACTTTACCAAGAGTTTTCTACACCTAACCAATACCGCACAGGTTCTGGAGCGCCAGGTGAAGCATATTACCAAAATACTGCCGATTACAAAATGGACATCACTTTAGATGACCGTACTCAAAAGATATTTGGTGAAGAAGAAATTACATACACAAACAACTCTCCAGACGCTTTAGAATACCTTTGGGTTCAACTAGATCAAAATGTTAGAGCTAAAGATTCTAAGTCTCCATTAATTAATGGTTCTGGTATTGGTGCTGTTTCACAAACTGGTGGTTTTGTATCTCAATATATGACAGAAGGTTTTGATGGTGGTTTTAATATAGAAAAGGTAACTAGAAATGGTTCTCCTTTAAATTATACCATTAACCAAACTATGATGAGAATAGATATGGGACAGCCATTAGAAGCTGGAGATAGCTATACCTTTAGCATTAAGTGGAACTACAACATTCCAGACCATACTATTAACAGAGCAAGATCTGGTTACGAGCATTTCCCTAAGGATGGAAACAATGCTTACGTTATTGCACAGTTTTTCCCAAGAATGGCTGTTTACAATGATGTAGAAGGATGGCAAAACTACCAATTCTGGGGAAGTGGTGAATTTGCTCTTCCTTTTGGAGATTATGAAGTAAACATTACTGTACCTGCAGATCATATTCTTGATGCAACAGGAACATTACAAAACAGAAAAGAAGTCTTCTCTAAAGAGATGATGAAACGTTACGAAAAGGCAAGAACATCTTATGACAAGCCTGTTATTATAGTAACACAAGAAGAAGCAGAAGAAGCAGAAAAAGGCTTTTCTGAAAAAACTAAAACTTGGAAATTTAAAGCTGAAAACGTAAGAGATTACGGTTTTGCAACATCTCGTAAATTTATCTGGGATATGCAAGCAGTTAAATTGGGAGAGCGTACTGTAATGGCAGTATCTATGTATCCTAAAGAAGGTAACCCACTTTGGGAAGAGTTTTCTACTAAAGCAGTAGCATCTACATTAAAATCTTATAGCGCTCACACGTTTGATTATCCTTACCCGAAAGCAATTTCTGTTCACGCTAAAAATCAAGGTATGGAGTATCCTATGATTTGCTGGAATTATGGAAGACCAAATGAAGACGGTACTTACAATGACCGTGTAAAATACGGTATGATTTCAGTAATTATACACGAAGTAGGACACAACTTCTTCCCAATGATTGTTAACAGTGATGAAAGACAATGGGGTTGGATGGACGAAGGTCTAGATACATTCATGCAATATGTAGCAGAACAAGAATTTGGTGAAGAATTTCCAGATGCAATTGCTCCAAACCAAAAGTACCCTTCACGCCGTGGAGAGCCTAGCAAGATTGTAAATTACATGAAAGGTAATCAAGACTTTATTGCACCAATAATGTCTAACCCAGAAAATGTTTACCAACTTGGTAACAACGCTTATGGTAAGCCTGCAACAGCACTTAACATTTTACGTGAGACAGTAATGGGAAGAGAATTATTTGACCATGCGTTTAAAACATACTCTAAGCGTTGGATGTTTAAGCACCCAACACCAGAAGATTTCTTCCGCACTATGGAAGATGCATCAGCAGTTGATTTAGACTGGTACTGGAGAGGATGGTTCTACTCTACTGAAAATGTAGATCTAGGAGTTAAGGAAGTAAAATCTTACTTTGTTACAGATAAACCAACCAAAAAAGGTAAGGAATTATTAGCTCGTTATGGTGTTCAGGATCCAAGTACAATAGATGCTATTTATGTTGTTGAAGAAGGTGATGAAGAGTATGACGCCTCTATGAAGAGTAAGTCTCTTTTTGAAAATGCTCCTACGCTTAAAGAATTCATGATGGACAACTTTTCTGAAGAAGAGCGTAACGCTATAAAACAACCTAAGTATTTATACAACATCGTATTTGAAAAGCCAGGTGGAATCCCTATGCCTTTAATTGTTGAGTATACTTACGAAGATGGTTCAAAAGAGAAAGTAACATATCCTGCACAAGTTTGGAGAAAGAATGATAAAGAAGTAAGCAAAGCTGTAGCTAGTGATAAGGAGATTACAAACATTGTTGTAGATCCAGATTTAGAAACTGCAGATGTTGATACATCTAACAATTCTTGGCCAAGAGCTGAAAAAGAAGGCGAGTTCGAAAAATTCGAGCAAGGCCAAAAAGGTGATAAATAA
- a CDS encoding DUF6702 family protein encodes MKKIIFLLLFCLPSLAFNNAHKFYVSTTDIEFIEEDQTVQIISRVFIDDLENLLKTRYSETIKLGKNSETRNADKFIERYFTDKLQITINGEKILFEYLGNTYDDDLVKCFFKAVGVKTLNTIEVKNEVLLDVFEEQQNVVHITRNKTIKSLLLMKDRESDVLNFR; translated from the coding sequence ATGAAAAAGATAATTTTCCTTTTACTCTTTTGCCTGCCATCTTTAGCATTTAATAATGCCCACAAGTTTTATGTAAGTACTACAGATATAGAGTTTATAGAGGAAGACCAAACTGTACAGATAATCTCCAGAGTATTTATTGACGATTTAGAAAACCTTCTAAAAACAAGATATAGCGAGACTATTAAACTCGGAAAGAACTCAGAAACGAGAAATGCAGATAAGTTTATTGAACGCTACTTTACAGACAAACTTCAGATTACGATTAATGGGGAGAAAATTTTATTCGAATATCTAGGTAATACCTATGATGACGATTTAGTAAAATGTTTCTTTAAAGCTGTAGGTGTAAAAACTCTAAATACTATTGAAGTTAAAAATGAAGTCCTTCTAGATGTTTTTGAAGAGCAACAAAATGTTGTACACATAACTAGAAATAAAACTATAAAGAGCTTATTACTAATGAAAGACCGCGAAAGCGATGTGTTAAACTTTCGTTAA
- a CDS encoding glycosyltransferase, translating into MKHLLVIGKTWPEPQSTGAGWRMIQLLKLFKSFNYEITFGSASAKTEFSEDLSEMNITETQLKMNDSSFNEFLKQLDPNIVLFDRFMVEEQFGWRVSETCPNAIKILDTEDLHCLRAGRQQAFSEQRRFKKQDLLNQTAKREIASILRCDLSIMISEVEINILKQVFQIDESILHYIPFLLDPVSEEEKETLPTFEDREGFVMLGNLLHPPNFESVKFVKKHVWPIIKKEMPEAQIHIYGAYTSQKVQQFHNKKEGFLIMGRAESASDVLKNARVLLSPLLYGAGLKTKFINAMQNGTPNITTIVGAEGIGGLLPFAGEIANDPKVIAKEAVKHYNSRNQWRTAQKNGFKIIEERFSKSSFEGVFQKKLNYLETNLTEHRNQNFLGQVLQHHQSQSTKYMSKWIEEKNKS; encoded by the coding sequence TGATTCAGCTCCTTAAGCTCTTTAAATCATTTAATTATGAAATTACCTTTGGTAGTGCATCTGCAAAGACAGAGTTTAGCGAAGATTTAAGTGAGATGAACATCACTGAGACTCAACTAAAGATGAATGATTCTTCTTTTAATGAGTTTTTAAAACAACTTGATCCCAATATTGTATTGTTTGATAGGTTTATGGTTGAAGAACAGTTTGGCTGGCGTGTTTCAGAAACCTGTCCCAATGCTATTAAAATTTTAGATACAGAAGATCTGCATTGTTTAAGAGCAGGACGACAACAAGCCTTCTCTGAGCAACGAAGATTTAAAAAACAAGATCTACTTAACCAAACTGCAAAAAGAGAAATTGCAAGTATTTTACGCTGTGACCTTAGTATTATGATTTCAGAGGTTGAAATTAATATACTTAAACAAGTGTTTCAGATAGATGAATCTATCCTACATTATATTCCATTTTTACTTGATCCAGTTTCAGAAGAAGAAAAGGAAACACTACCAACTTTTGAAGACCGAGAAGGTTTTGTGATGTTAGGTAATTTACTACATCCTCCAAATTTTGAATCTGTAAAATTTGTAAAGAAGCACGTCTGGCCTATAATTAAGAAAGAGATGCCAGAAGCCCAAATACATATATATGGTGCATATACTTCTCAAAAGGTTCAACAGTTTCACAATAAAAAAGAAGGCTTCTTAATTATGGGACGTGCAGAAAGCGCTTCAGACGTATTAAAAAATGCTCGTGTCCTTTTATCTCCTTTATTATATGGTGCTGGTTTAAAAACAAAATTTATAAATGCCATGCAAAATGGTACGCCTAACATAACCACTATTGTAGGCGCAGAAGGCATAGGCGGATTGTTACCATTTGCAGGCGAGATTGCAAATGATCCAAAAGTAATTGCCAAAGAAGCTGTTAAACATTACAACTCAAGAAACCAGTGGAGGACTGCACAGAAAAACGGATTTAAAATTATTGAAGAACGTTTCTCTAAGTCCAGCTTCGAAGGTGTATTTCAAAAAAAACTTAATTATCTGGAAACAAATTTAACAGAACATCGCAATCAAAATTTTTTAGGTCAAGTTTTACAACACCATCAATCTCAAAGTACGAAGTATATGAGCAAGTGGATAGAAGAGAAAAACAAAAGTTGA